The following proteins are encoded in a genomic region of Microbacterium sp. NC79:
- a CDS encoding hotdog fold thioesterase, with protein sequence MNNQHLAELYDNPLEWVQSRGMGALAERMGIEMTAFDKDHAVATMPAEGNTQPVGLIHGGAYVVLGESLGSMHANLLAGPGKLAVGVDINATHTRSVRSGSVTGTCTPIHVGRSLAVHEIVVTDDEGRRCSTIRITNAIIDQR encoded by the coding sequence ATGAACAACCAACATCTCGCCGAGCTGTACGACAATCCCCTCGAATGGGTGCAGTCGCGCGGAATGGGGGCGCTGGCCGAGCGCATGGGAATCGAAATGACCGCGTTCGATAAGGATCACGCCGTGGCCACGATGCCAGCGGAAGGCAATACGCAACCCGTCGGCCTCATTCACGGGGGCGCATATGTCGTGCTCGGCGAGTCGCTGGGTTCGATGCACGCGAACCTCCTCGCCGGCCCCGGCAAGCTTGCCGTCGGCGTCGACATCAACGCCACCCACACACGCTCCGTGCGCAGCGGATCCGTCACCGGCACCTGCACACCCATTCATGTGGGGCGAAGCCTCGCTGTTCACGAGATCGTCGTCACGGATGACGAGGGCCGTCGGTGTTCAACGATCCGCATCACGAACGCCATCATCGACCAGCGATAG
- a CDS encoding LLM class flavin-dependent oxidoreductase encodes MPLQFGLDTFGDVTRDANGELISEAQTIRNIVEQATLADELGIDFFGVGEHHRNEFAVSAPEMVLAGIATATKNIKLGTAVNVLSSDDPVRVYERFATLDALSSGRAEIVVGRGSFIESFPLFGFSLNDYEALFEEKLELLTTILNDNPGITWSGHTRAPLNNVELFPKTEAKMPVWVGVGGSPESVVRTARYGHGLALAIIGGGAHRFRPFVDLFHKSVQTFGFDRRPIAVHSPGYIAATDEEAWNEAYEGVKELSDRIGAERGWAPYTRAQFQHEVGPDGAQYVGSVERVAQKIAATVNALEIDRFDFKFANGTTSHEKLMSSIELYGTQVIPRVREILGE; translated from the coding sequence ATGCCACTGCAGTTTGGTCTCGACACATTCGGTGACGTCACACGCGACGCCAATGGCGAGCTTATTTCCGAAGCGCAAACGATCCGCAACATCGTCGAACAAGCAACCCTTGCCGACGAACTCGGCATCGACTTCTTCGGCGTGGGGGAGCACCACCGCAACGAGTTCGCGGTGTCAGCACCCGAAATGGTGTTGGCGGGTATTGCCACGGCGACTAAGAACATCAAACTCGGCACCGCCGTCAACGTGCTCTCCTCTGACGACCCCGTGCGCGTGTACGAGCGTTTCGCGACGCTCGATGCCCTGTCCAGCGGCCGTGCCGAGATTGTCGTCGGCCGCGGCAGCTTCATCGAGTCCTTCCCACTCTTCGGCTTCTCGCTGAACGACTACGAAGCGCTCTTTGAAGAGAAGCTCGAACTGCTCACCACGATCCTGAACGACAATCCGGGCATTACGTGGAGTGGTCACACGCGTGCCCCGCTGAACAATGTTGAGCTCTTCCCAAAAACCGAAGCCAAGATGCCGGTCTGGGTCGGCGTCGGCGGAAGCCCGGAGTCGGTCGTGCGCACGGCCCGATACGGCCACGGACTGGCGCTCGCCATCATCGGCGGCGGCGCCCACCGGTTCCGCCCCTTTGTCGATCTGTTTCACAAGTCGGTGCAGACCTTCGGGTTTGACCGTCGCCCGATCGCGGTGCATTCGCCGGGCTACATTGCCGCCACAGACGAAGAAGCGTGGAACGAGGCGTACGAGGGTGTGAAGGAGCTCAGTGACCGTATTGGCGCCGAGCGTGGCTGGGCGCCGTACACGCGCGCGCAGTTCCAGCACGAGGTGGGTCCAGACGGCGCACAGTACGTTGGCTCGGTCGAGCGGGTCGCGCAAAAGATTGCCGCGACCGTCAACGCGCTCGAGATCGATCGCTTCGACTTCAAGTTTGCAAACGGAACCACGTCGCACGAGAAGCTGATGTCGTCGATTGAGTTGTATGGCACGCAAGTCATTCCGCGGGTACGCGAGATCCTGGGGGAGTAA
- a CDS encoding Rho termination factor N-terminal domain-containing protein, with product MPNPQIKDEDVYEALRREGASKEKAARIANASARDGRAAVGKRGGEAEPYEEWTVPELKKRAKELGLAGYSRLRKQELIARLRRH from the coding sequence ATGCCGAACCCCCAAATCAAGGATGAAGACGTGTACGAGGCGCTCCGCCGCGAGGGCGCATCGAAAGAGAAGGCTGCCCGCATCGCGAACGCGAGCGCCCGCGATGGACGCGCGGCGGTGGGAAAACGCGGGGGAGAAGCGGAACCATATGAAGAGTGGACCGTACCAGAGCTGAAGAAACGAGCGAAGGAGCTGGGGCTTGCTGGCTACTCGAGATTGCGAAAGCAGGAGCTCATCGCACGGTTACGTCGGCATTAG
- a CDS encoding YbdK family carboxylate-amine ligase codes for MARSFGIEEEFMFADAESLTPVNVAHDAIEDLRSRNLPGTVTAEFLDCQIEFASGVCHGAAQALDELTAFRTAAQAWAEHRGLTVVPSGTPFVAGRSRIEPTSARYHLIAQNVGRLAGEHLLNGMHVHVGIDDPADRVRALGVVRPWLPALLAISANSPFWKGADTSFHSWRSIQARRWTTNGIPPAYEDQADHDRLRERLIGVGATQHYSTASWSVRVSENLPTIELRISDAQLTAARAVSIALVIRGLVDVGLRTLPEGSPERHHILDAELWHAARHGMSEGLYNPMTRTHTPSSDVLSHLVAMLHDSEEATPAFVDTELDTMAAGSDGATIQRAALARSLGHLTALYCGSMRGDED; via the coding sequence ATGGCGCGATCTTTTGGGATCGAGGAAGAGTTCATGTTCGCGGACGCTGAGTCGTTGACTCCCGTGAACGTCGCGCACGATGCCATCGAGGACTTACGATCGCGCAATTTGCCCGGTACGGTCACCGCCGAGTTTCTGGACTGCCAAATTGAGTTTGCCTCGGGTGTGTGCCACGGCGCCGCACAGGCGCTCGATGAGCTCACCGCATTTCGCACCGCCGCTCAGGCGTGGGCGGAACATCGAGGTCTCACTGTGGTTCCGTCCGGCACGCCTTTCGTAGCCGGGCGCTCCCGCATCGAACCTACGAGCGCTCGATACCATCTCATCGCGCAAAATGTCGGACGATTGGCGGGCGAACATCTTCTCAACGGCATGCACGTGCACGTGGGCATCGATGATCCCGCCGACCGCGTGCGAGCTCTCGGCGTCGTCCGGCCGTGGCTCCCCGCACTCCTGGCGATATCCGCAAACTCCCCGTTTTGGAAGGGTGCAGACACTAGCTTTCATAGTTGGCGATCGATCCAGGCCCGCAGATGGACAACGAACGGCATCCCTCCTGCCTACGAAGACCAGGCCGATCATGATCGGCTGCGTGAAAGGTTGATCGGTGTGGGTGCCACGCAGCACTACAGCACCGCAAGCTGGAGCGTGCGCGTTTCGGAAAACCTTCCCACGATCGAGTTGCGCATCAGCGACGCGCAACTCACCGCCGCCCGCGCGGTGTCGATCGCACTCGTCATCCGCGGGCTCGTTGATGTCGGCCTCCGCACCCTTCCTGAGGGGTCACCTGAACGTCACCATATCCTCGACGCAGAGCTGTGGCACGCCGCTAGACACGGCATGAGTGAGGGGCTGTATAATCCCATGACCCGCACGCATACCCCGAGCAGTGACGTGCTTTCTCACCTCGTAGCGATGCTGCATGACAGCGAAGAGGCAACGCCCGCATTCGTCGACACGGAACTCGACACGATGGCTGCCGGAAGCGATGGCGCGACCATTCAACGCGCAGCGCTCGCCCGTAGTCTCGGACACCTTACCGCCCTCTACTGCGGTTCCATGCGTGGGGACGAGGATTAG
- a CDS encoding DUF885 domain-containing protein, which produces MTEQRTPTEIDQIADAWVDTLAEQIPTLGTYLGRTEYNDRYGDYSPAGHEALIAETRSTLAKLNAATPVDAIDEVTKTDLSATLELDLELNDAKWALRDLNVIASPAQEIRNVLDLMPMQTTDDWSVISTRLSNLGGAIDGYIETLREGIAQGSVPARRQVAEVITQVERYAADNGYFVEFAGEAKPVDGSLPTTLARELANNADSARAAYGKLAAFLADELAPAASDVDAVGRDLYALHSRSFLGATIDLDETYEWGIDELRRMVTEQTSIANEIKAGASVEEAVAFLEKDESRKLHGTKALQEWMQATSDKAIADLAATHFDIAEPIRKLECMIAPTKEGGIYYTGPTDDFSRPGRMWWSVPEGVDTFDTWRELTTVYHEGVPGHHLQIAQATYNRAELNSWRRVLAGTSGHAEGWALYAERLMEDLGYLSDPADRLGMLDGQRMRAARVVLDIGVHLGKPRLDGDGIWDADYALNFMRKNVNMSDQFVQFEVNRYLGWPGQAPSYKVGQRIWENVRDAYAAKQGENFSIKEFHKRALDLGGVGLDTLKKALLG; this is translated from the coding sequence ATGACTGAACAACGCACTCCCACGGAGATCGACCAGATCGCCGACGCGTGGGTCGACACGCTCGCAGAACAGATCCCGACGCTGGGTACCTACCTCGGACGCACCGAATACAACGACCGCTACGGTGACTACAGCCCGGCCGGACACGAGGCACTCATTGCTGAGACGCGCTCAACGCTCGCCAAGCTCAACGCCGCGACACCCGTTGACGCCATCGACGAGGTTACCAAGACCGACCTGTCCGCAACGCTTGAGCTCGACCTAGAGCTCAACGACGCGAAGTGGGCGCTCCGCGACCTCAACGTCATCGCGTCGCCCGCGCAGGAGATCCGCAATGTGCTGGACCTCATGCCGATGCAGACGACGGATGATTGGTCCGTCATCTCGACACGTCTGAGCAACCTCGGTGGCGCCATCGACGGCTACATCGAAACGCTCCGTGAAGGTATTGCACAGGGCTCCGTTCCGGCACGCCGCCAGGTCGCCGAAGTCATCACGCAGGTCGAGCGGTACGCCGCAGACAACGGCTACTTCGTTGAGTTTGCCGGCGAGGCAAAGCCCGTAGACGGTTCGCTGCCGACGACGCTCGCGCGCGAGCTGGCAAACAATGCAGACTCGGCCCGCGCTGCGTACGGCAAGCTGGCTGCGTTCCTTGCCGACGAGCTTGCGCCGGCAGCGTCCGACGTTGACGCTGTGGGCCGCGACCTGTATGCGCTGCACTCGCGCAGCTTCCTTGGTGCGACGATCGACCTCGATGAGACGTACGAGTGGGGCATCGACGAGTTGCGCCGCATGGTCACCGAGCAGACCTCCATTGCCAACGAGATCAAGGCGGGGGCATCCGTTGAGGAGGCCGTCGCTTTCCTCGAGAAGGACGAGTCGCGCAAGCTGCACGGCACCAAGGCGCTGCAGGAATGGATGCAGGCCACCAGCGACAAGGCCATCGCTGACCTCGCTGCCACCCACTTCGACATTGCCGAGCCCATCCGCAAGCTGGAGTGCATGATCGCCCCCACGAAGGAGGGTGGCATCTACTACACCGGTCCGACGGATGACTTCTCCCGCCCGGGTCGCATGTGGTGGTCGGTGCCTGAGGGCGTCGACACGTTCGACACCTGGCGTGAGCTGACGACGGTCTACCACGAGGGCGTTCCCGGTCACCACCTGCAGATCGCGCAGGCAACGTACAACCGTGCCGAGCTGAACTCGTGGCGCCGTGTGCTTGCCGGAACCTCGGGCCACGCTGAGGGGTGGGCACTGTACGCCGAGCGGCTGATGGAAGACCTCGGATACCTCTCCGACCCGGCTGACCGTCTCGGCATGCTCGATGGCCAGCGCATGCGCGCTGCCCGCGTCGTGCTCGACATCGGTGTGCACCTCGGCAAGCCGCGCCTCGATGGCGACGGCATTTGGGACGCGGATTACGCCCTCAACTTCATGCGCAAGAACGTCAACATGAGCGACCAGTTCGTACAGTTTGAAGTCAACCGTTACCTCGGCTGGCCGGGACAGGCGCCCAGCTATAAGGTCGGCCAACGTATTTGGGAAAACGTGCGTGACGCGTATGCCGCCAAGCAGGGCGAGAACTTCTCGATCAAGGAGTTCCACAAGCGTGCGCTTGACCTCGGTGGTGTCGGCCTCGACACCCTGAAGAAGGCACTTCTGGGCTAA
- a CDS encoding ATP-dependent DNA ligase, with protein MGKFIYDTNVKIDVEDRALAHLQVVIGAKLRRNEPFFFSWRDDASVGDGRTSVWINSSASLVFKFYGSRRPQLNPAWLDALSETAHSAHGLHMVPEPAEGSVV; from the coding sequence TTGGGAAAATTCATCTACGACACTAATGTCAAGATTGATGTCGAAGATCGCGCGCTGGCACACCTTCAGGTTGTCATCGGAGCGAAGTTGCGTCGCAATGAGCCCTTCTTTTTCAGCTGGCGCGATGACGCGAGCGTCGGGGACGGCCGCACGAGCGTCTGGATCAACAGCTCTGCCTCACTGGTGTTCAAGTTTTATGGTAGCCGCCGGCCGCAGCTCAACCCCGCTTGGCTCGATGCACTCTCCGAAACGGCGCACTCCGCGCACGGCCTACATATGGTTCCGGAACCAGCAGAAGGCTCGGTTGTGTGA
- the polA gene encoding DNA polymerase I — protein sequence MTDSEKPTLLVVDGHSLAFRAFYALPVENFTTKDNQHTNAIYGFLSMLVNLIKAEKPTHIAVAFDVSRQSFRTREYPEYKGTRNETPPEFSGQIPLLQETLRAMNITVLTKEDFEADDILATLATQGAAEGYNVLVCSGDRDSIQMVNDQVTLLYPSVQGVSQLKRYDPDTVMERYGVPPHQYPDIAALVGETSDNLPGVPKVGEKTAVKWLNQFGTLDAILERADEIKGVVGNNLREHMDDVRRNRKLNRLLTDVELDVKPADLAVQPIDAQAVRDMFARLEFRTLLPRVFEATGAVAEESAPEPSMPVPEARQVDAAGAADWLTKNNAAPVGVTITVDGGAPQRVGVATLSEAIEFDWTTDTAVLSWLAGNDDKVLHDAKAQLKAIRRSGADLAGLSFDTNLAGWLIRPSYPDKTLGDLVDRYLGEKLPEADPTQLVPETEGATPGQLSWFTLRVADAVRADMPENILSVLVDIELPTLSALADMELAGVAVSHELLSGFSAELAQRAEGIAQEAYGTIGREVNLGSPKQLQEVLFEELSLPKTRKTKTGYSTDAAALADLQESSPHPFLDLLGQHREATKLRQIIESLDSAIKPDNRVHTTYVQTGSQTGRLSSTDPNLQNIPVRTAESRRIRQAFEVGEGYETLLTADYSQIEMRIMAHLSEDPGLIEAFNSGEDLHRFVGSRVFGVAPSDVTPAMRTKVKAMSYGLVYGLSAFGLSKQLRIEQSEAKHLMVEYFNRFGAVRDYLRASVQQAKIDGFTETIFGRRRPFPDLSSPNRVLRENAERAALNSPIQGSAADIMKIALFHIHQDLRAAELRSRVLLQIHDELVVEVAPGEWDATEKIVRERMGDAASLSVPLDVQVGRGPNWDAAGH from the coding sequence GTGACGGACTCCGAAAAGCCTACCCTTCTTGTTGTCGATGGCCATTCCTTGGCTTTCCGCGCGTTTTACGCGCTCCCGGTCGAGAACTTCACGACCAAAGACAACCAACACACCAACGCGATTTACGGCTTCTTGTCGATGCTCGTCAACCTGATTAAGGCGGAGAAGCCGACGCACATTGCCGTCGCTTTTGACGTTTCCCGTCAGTCGTTCCGTACTCGGGAGTACCCGGAGTACAAGGGCACGCGCAACGAAACGCCGCCAGAGTTCTCTGGCCAGATTCCGCTGCTGCAGGAGACCCTCCGCGCAATGAACATCACGGTGCTGACGAAGGAAGACTTCGAGGCCGACGATATTCTGGCAACGCTTGCGACGCAGGGCGCTGCTGAGGGGTACAACGTGCTCGTTTGCTCGGGCGACCGCGACTCAATTCAGATGGTGAACGACCAGGTCACGCTGCTCTACCCGTCTGTTCAGGGCGTCTCTCAGCTCAAGCGCTACGACCCGGACACCGTCATGGAACGCTACGGCGTGCCCCCACACCAGTACCCCGATATTGCCGCGCTCGTCGGCGAGACGAGCGATAACCTGCCGGGCGTTCCGAAGGTGGGGGAGAAGACCGCCGTCAAGTGGCTCAACCAGTTCGGCACCCTCGACGCCATTTTGGAGCGCGCCGACGAAATCAAGGGTGTCGTCGGTAACAACCTCCGCGAGCACATGGACGATGTGCGTCGCAACCGCAAACTCAACCGTCTACTCACCGACGTCGAGCTTGACGTGAAGCCTGCTGATCTCGCGGTGCAGCCCATCGACGCTCAGGCCGTGCGCGACATGTTCGCCCGGCTCGAATTCCGCACGCTCCTGCCGCGTGTCTTCGAAGCAACCGGCGCCGTCGCCGAAGAGAGCGCACCGGAACCATCGATGCCGGTTCCTGAGGCGCGTCAGGTGGACGCTGCTGGCGCTGCCGATTGGCTCACCAAGAACAACGCAGCACCGGTCGGCGTCACGATCACTGTTGACGGGGGCGCGCCGCAGCGGGTAGGTGTGGCGACGCTTTCCGAGGCGATTGAGTTTGACTGGACCACCGATACCGCCGTGCTCTCGTGGCTCGCTGGCAACGACGACAAGGTTCTGCACGACGCCAAGGCGCAGCTCAAGGCGATTCGGCGTTCCGGAGCCGACCTCGCCGGGCTGTCGTTTGACACGAACCTGGCAGGATGGCTGATTCGCCCGAGCTACCCAGACAAGACGCTCGGCGATCTTGTTGACCGCTATCTCGGCGAAAAGCTCCCCGAAGCCGATCCGACGCAGCTCGTTCCTGAAACTGAAGGCGCAACCCCCGGCCAGCTGAGCTGGTTCACGCTGCGCGTCGCCGACGCCGTTCGCGCCGACATGCCGGAGAACATCCTCAGCGTGCTCGTCGACATCGAACTGCCGACGCTGTCGGCGCTGGCCGACATGGAGCTTGCTGGTGTCGCGGTGTCGCACGAGCTCCTCAGCGGGTTTAGTGCTGAGCTTGCGCAGCGTGCGGAAGGCATCGCACAGGAGGCATACGGAACCATCGGCCGCGAAGTGAACTTGGGCTCGCCCAAGCAGCTTCAGGAGGTACTTTTCGAAGAACTTTCGCTGCCGAAGACACGCAAGACAAAGACGGGATACTCTACCGACGCCGCGGCGCTTGCCGACCTGCAGGAGTCCAGCCCACACCCGTTCCTCGACCTGCTCGGACAGCACCGTGAGGCCACGAAGCTGCGCCAGATCATCGAGTCGCTCGACAGCGCGATTAAGCCAGACAACCGCGTGCACACGACGTACGTGCAGACCGGTAGCCAGACCGGGCGCCTCTCGAGCACCGACCCGAACCTGCAGAACATTCCGGTGCGCACGGCAGAATCACGCCGCATCCGGCAGGCGTTCGAAGTGGGCGAAGGTTATGAAACGCTGCTGACTGCCGACTATTCGCAGATTGAAATGCGCATCATGGCACACCTCTCAGAAGACCCCGGCCTCATCGAAGCGTTCAACTCGGGCGAAGACCTGCACCGCTTCGTTGGCTCCCGTGTGTTCGGTGTTGCCCCGAGCGATGTCACCCCGGCGATGCGCACCAAGGTCAAGGCGATGTCGTACGGTCTGGTGTACGGACTCTCGGCGTTCGGTCTGTCGAAGCAGTTGCGTATCGAACAGTCGGAAGCCAAGCACCTGATGGTCGAGTACTTCAATCGGTTTGGTGCGGTGCGCGACTACCTGCGCGCTTCCGTGCAGCAGGCCAAGATCGACGGTTTTACCGAGACGATCTTTGGTCGCCGCCGGCCGTTCCCCGACCTGTCGAGCCCGAACCGCGTGCTGCGTGAAAACGCTGAGCGTGCGGCGCTCAACTCGCCCATCCAGGGCAGTGCGGCCGACATCATGAAGATCGCGCTGTTCCACATTCACCAAGACCTGCGCGCTGCCGAGCTGCGTTCGCGCGTCCTGCTGCAGATCCACGACGAACTGGTCGTTGAAGTCGCACCGGGCGAATGGGATGCCACCGAGAAGATCGTCCGTGAGCGTATGGGAGATGCCGCCAGCCTGTCGGTTCCGCTCGACGTGCAGGTCGGCCGCGGCCCGAACTGGGACGCCGCCGGCCACTAA
- the pyk gene encoding pyruvate kinase — MRRAKIVATLGPATSTYETVRSLLEAGVDVARLNLSHGDYSVHEANFANVRRAADDIGKAVAVLVDLQGPKIRLGKFADGPHELAEGDLFTITTDDILGTKERVGTTFKGLPRDVKPGDFLLIDDGKVRVEVVSTDGVDVVTKVIVAGAVSNNKGINLPGVAVNVPALSEKDEEDLRWGLRIGADLIALSFVRDARDIERVHEIMREEGKFLPTIAKIEKPQAVDALEEIVDAFDGIMVARGDLGVELPLEAVPIVQKHAVELARRMAKPVIVATQMLESMISSPVPTRAETSDVANAVLDGADAVMLSGETSVGEYPTVVVETMARIIASTEDHGLERIAPMTAKPRTQGGAITLAAAEVADFVGAKYLCVFTQSGDSARRMSRLRSKIPMLAFTPLEGIRRRLALTWGVRGTLVDTVKHTDLMYVQVDNYLLKNNLAEVGDKVVVISGSPPGIIGSTNDLRVHKVGDAIHGAAPIYQEVK; from the coding sequence ATGAGACGCGCAAAAATCGTCGCCACCCTGGGTCCTGCAACATCCACATATGAAACCGTACGTTCGCTTCTTGAAGCGGGCGTTGACGTCGCACGGCTGAACCTCAGCCACGGCGACTATTCGGTGCACGAGGCAAACTTTGCCAACGTGCGCCGCGCGGCGGACGACATCGGTAAAGCCGTTGCCGTCCTGGTGGACCTGCAAGGACCAAAGATTCGACTCGGCAAGTTTGCCGACGGACCACACGAGCTTGCCGAGGGCGACCTCTTCACCATTACAACTGACGACATCCTTGGCACCAAGGAGCGAGTCGGAACCACGTTCAAGGGCCTGCCCCGAGACGTCAAGCCGGGAGATTTCCTCCTGATTGATGACGGCAAGGTTCGCGTTGAGGTTGTCTCGACTGACGGCGTCGATGTCGTCACGAAGGTCATCGTCGCGGGCGCGGTGTCCAACAACAAGGGCATTAACCTTCCCGGCGTTGCCGTGAATGTTCCTGCCCTGAGCGAAAAGGACGAGGAAGACCTCCGTTGGGGTCTGCGTATTGGCGCAGATCTCATTGCGCTGAGCTTCGTGCGCGACGCTCGTGACATTGAGCGTGTTCACGAGATCATGCGCGAGGAGGGTAAGTTCCTTCCCACGATCGCAAAGATCGAGAAGCCGCAGGCTGTTGACGCTCTGGAAGAGATCGTCGACGCCTTCGACGGCATCATGGTTGCCCGTGGTGACCTTGGTGTTGAGCTGCCGCTCGAGGCTGTGCCGATCGTTCAGAAGCACGCCGTTGAGCTTGCCCGCCGCATGGCGAAGCCGGTGATCGTTGCCACGCAGATGCTGGAGTCGATGATTTCGAGCCCGGTTCCGACGCGTGCTGAAACCAGCGACGTCGCGAATGCGGTGCTTGATGGCGCCGACGCCGTGATGCTCTCTGGCGAAACGAGCGTCGGCGAATACCCGACGGTCGTTGTGGAAACGATGGCGCGCATCATCGCGTCAACGGAAGACCACGGCCTGGAGCGCATCGCACCCATGACGGCAAAGCCCCGCACGCAGGGCGGCGCAATCACGCTGGCAGCGGCTGAGGTTGCTGACTTCGTGGGCGCAAAGTACCTGTGCGTTTTCACCCAGTCTGGTGACTCGGCCCGGCGCATGTCGCGTCTGCGCTCAAAGATCCCGATGCTCGCGTTCACGCCGCTTGAGGGCATCCGCCGCCGGCTCGCCTTGACGTGGGGCGTGCGCGGAACGCTCGTCGACACGGTCAAGCACACCGACCTGATGTACGTGCAGGTCGACAACTATCTGTTGAAGAACAACCTCGCTGAAGTGGGCGACAAGGTCGTCGTAATCTCTGGTTCCCCTCCCGGAATCATTGGTTCAACGAACGACCTTCGCGTTCACAAGGTGGGAGACGCCATTCACGGCGCTGCGCCCATCTACCAAGAGGTCAAGTAG
- a CDS encoding response regulator yields MTDQEQTEATSAPAPRRVVVAEDESLIRLDIVEILRDNGFDVVGEAGDGETAVQLATELRPDLVIMDVKMPQMDGITAAEKLSKNHIAPVVLLTAFSQKELVERASEAGALAYVVKPFTPNDLLPAIEIALARYEQIITLEAEVADMVERFETRKLVDRAKGLLNEKMGLSEPEAFRWIQKASMDRRLTMQDVAKAIIDQLSPKKD; encoded by the coding sequence GTGACCGATCAGGAACAAACCGAAGCCACCTCAGCGCCCGCACCCCGTCGCGTGGTCGTCGCCGAAGACGAGTCGCTTATTCGCCTCGACATTGTCGAGATTCTCCGAGACAACGGTTTCGACGTTGTCGGTGAGGCAGGCGACGGTGAGACGGCCGTTCAGCTCGCGACCGAGTTGCGCCCTGATCTGGTGATCATGGATGTCAAAATGCCGCAGATGGATGGCATCACCGCAGCCGAGAAGCTGAGCAAGAACCACATTGCACCCGTCGTTCTGCTGACCGCGTTCAGCCAGAAGGAGCTCGTCGAGCGCGCCAGCGAGGCCGGCGCCCTGGCATACGTTGTCAAGCCCTTCACGCCGAACGACCTGTTGCCCGCAATCGAAATTGCCCTCGCCCGCTACGAGCAGATCATTACCCTTGAGGCCGAGGTCGCCGACATGGTCGAGCGTTTCGAGACCCGCAAGCTCGTTGACCGCGCCAAGGGCCTGCTCAACGAAAAGATGGGGCTCAGCGAGCCCGAGGCATTCCGCTGGATTCAGAAGGCCTCGATGGATCGCCGCCTGACGATGCAAGATGTCGCCAAGGCCATCATCGACCAGCTGTCCCCGAAGAAGGACTAG